A single Chloracidobacterium sp. DNA region contains:
- a CDS encoding methyltransferase regulatory domain-containing protein has translation MLRESFSYDLFPYPSYTFPQTHPDRLASIGVLYGIPVKTPTDCRVLEIGCGDGTNLLSFAYALPNSEFVGFDLSENHIRHGISAKARIGVENIDLFHKDATQIDTQELGEFDYIIAHGLLSWVPDTVRPHILNIFADCLAPHGIGYISYNTYPGCRIREIAAGIMRTQSDGFIDPNEKVEQGIAFLEAIAGAAEVDSLYQQVLKLELEQIRERSAQNVFHDDLSDFNTPFYFKDFVSMIGPHGLQFLSEADPIASNTLKLSVEARGLLDSVRDDIITFEQYIDLITCRRFRSSLICRSENPIDRAVSDSKVDEFYISSQVSTDLSSVNVTDATPVRFDGSKGASLTVNHPLTKALLVSMKSQWPKAMPFVDLLARAFEIVGISSTEDVSKARTYILQLYLGGFVKFGCYSPTFAAVVGETPVSSAFARWQISEDIENLTTLAGKNLKTLDPILRLIISMLDGTRGRVELADEILAAIELPLEERERFTAALPDIIEDQLTQIASAGLLVG, from the coding sequence CGACGGATTGCCGTGTGCTTGAGATTGGATGTGGTGACGGCACTAACCTTCTGTCATTCGCCTATGCTCTACCAAACAGCGAATTTGTCGGTTTCGACCTGTCCGAAAATCATATTCGTCACGGAATATCGGCCAAAGCTCGGATAGGAGTCGAGAATATCGACCTTTTCCACAAAGATGCCACGCAGATCGACACCCAAGAGCTTGGCGAATTTGATTACATAATCGCTCACGGCCTCCTGTCCTGGGTCCCCGACACCGTTCGCCCACACATTTTAAATATATTTGCCGACTGCCTCGCCCCTCACGGGATCGGGTACATAAGCTACAACACATATCCGGGTTGCCGTATCCGCGAGATAGCGGCCGGGATAATGCGTACACAATCTGACGGGTTTATCGATCCGAATGAAAAGGTTGAACAAGGAATCGCATTTCTGGAGGCAATTGCCGGTGCTGCGGAAGTTGACAGTCTTTACCAACAGGTCCTCAAGCTTGAACTAGAACAGATCCGCGAACGATCGGCACAAAACGTTTTTCACGATGATCTTTCGGATTTTAATACTCCGTTCTATTTCAAGGATTTTGTGTCGATGATCGGACCACACGGCCTGCAATTCTTATCCGAAGCAGACCCTATAGCATCAAACACATTAAAGCTGTCCGTCGAGGCGAGAGGGCTTTTAGACTCAGTTCGTGACGACATTATCACATTTGAACAATACATCGATCTGATCACGTGTCGACGATTCAGGTCATCATTGATCTGCCGGTCCGAGAATCCGATCGACCGAGCGGTTTCTGATTCGAAAGTTGATGAGTTTTACATCTCATCTCAAGTCTCAACAGATTTGAGTTCGGTAAACGTAACTGATGCAACACCTGTCCGGTTTGACGGCTCAAAGGGGGCTTCGCTGACCGTAAATCATCCGCTGACAAAAGCCCTGCTAGTATCAATGAAGTCACAATGGCCCAAGGCAATGCCGTTTGTCGATCTTTTAGCCCGAGCGTTCGAGATTGTCGGCATTTCATCGACGGAGGATGTATCCAAAGCTCGTACGTATATACTCCAGCTTTATCTTGGAGGGTTTGTTAAGTTTGGTTGTTACTCGCCGACATTTGCGGCGGTGGTAGGCGAAACCCCAGTTTCGAGTGCATTCGCCCGTTGGCAGATTAGCGAGGACATCGAAAATCTTACGACTCTCGCCGGTAAAAACTTAAAGACGCTTGATCCCATATTGCGGCTGATCATCTCGATGCTTGACGGAACACGCGGGAGAGTCGAACTTGCCGACGAAATACTGGCGGCAATTGAATTGCCCCTTGAAGAACGGGAGCGATTCACGGCGGCACTACCGGATATTATTGAGGATCAGTTGACGCAGATCGCTTCGGCAGGATTACTCGTTGGATGA
- the kdsA gene encoding 3-deoxy-8-phosphooctulonate synthase has protein sequence MQRFNIDNVTFGGGELAFILGPCVVESIEHARMMSNSIKEICDRVGVSFVYKSSFDKANRSSIDSFRGEGMDFGLEILSRIKDEIGVPIITDIHEPWQAAKAATVADMLQIPAFLCRQTDLLVAAAATGKAVNVKKGQFLAPWDAKNIVDKLTEAGCEKILLTERGASFGYNNLVVDLRSFPIMRSFGVPVVFDVTHSLQLPGGLGKATDGQGQYIEHFARAGVACGVDAVFMEVHNDPSKAPSDGPNQLPLGRLESLLTKLKAIHELVAE, from the coding sequence ATGCAACGATTTAATATAGACAATGTCACATTTGGCGGCGGTGAACTTGCGTTTATCCTTGGGCCTTGCGTCGTGGAATCGATCGAGCACGCGAGGATGATGTCAAATTCGATCAAGGAAATATGTGATCGGGTCGGCGTAAGTTTCGTTTATAAATCTTCGTTCGATAAGGCAAATCGTAGCTCGATCGATAGTTTTCGCGGAGAGGGAATGGACTTTGGACTGGAGATCCTTTCCAGGATCAAGGACGAGATCGGCGTCCCTATAATCACCGACATTCATGAGCCGTGGCAAGCCGCAAAGGCTGCAACAGTTGCAGATATGTTGCAGATACCCGCATTCCTCTGCCGTCAGACCGACCTGCTTGTGGCCGCCGCCGCCACTGGAAAGGCCGTAAATGTCAAAAAAGGGCAATTTCTTGCGCCTTGGGACGCAAAGAATATAGTGGATAAGCTTACGGAAGCGGGTTGCGAAAAGATCTTGCTGACCGAACGGGGGGCGAGTTTTGGGTACAATAATCTTGTCGTTGATCTGCGATCGTTCCCGATAATGCGTTCGTTCGGCGTTCCGGTCGTTTTCGACGTGACGCATTCGCTCCAATTGCCGGGCGGACTCGGAAAGGCAACCGACGGGCAGGGCCAATACATCGAACATTTTGCTCGAGCTGGAGTTGCGTGCGGTGTTGATGCTGTTTTTATGGAGGTTCACAATGATCCGTCCAAAGCCCCAAGCGATGGGCCGAACCAACTGCCGCTTGGGCGACTCGAATCTCTGCTTACGAAACTCAAGGCAATTCACGAACTTGTAGCTGAATAA
- a CDS encoding DUF4198 domain-containing protein, whose product MLNQYFGNARYRSVLVTLLVLLIVQTAAAHEYWIESSNFFLRISEVSSVRLFVGEALISETEMPFQASKTNSFQMFSPNGAFDMRTLAEDDRKPIVNFSADRSGTYVLAMERGWSYITLDADKFEDYLTEEGMDYVITERARLGEAKKQGRERYSRYLKTMIQVGVNRTGNAKARYGGRLEIVALDNPYNKKVGDTMQFQVFFGGAPLASKAVFADNRDGDTVSTRKMVSDKDGKVEVKVDGKGIWLIRLVYMQRCSKSCGDADWESFWGALTFGVK is encoded by the coding sequence ATGCTGAATCAATATTTTGGAAATGCCCGCTATAGATCGGTATTAGTAACCTTGCTTGTTCTTTTGATCGTCCAAACGGCCGCAGCCCACGAGTACTGGATTGAATCAAGTAATTTCTTTCTTCGCATCAGCGAGGTGTCGTCCGTGAGGCTATTTGTAGGTGAGGCCCTCATATCTGAAACGGAGATGCCCTTCCAAGCCTCCAAGACAAACTCATTTCAGATGTTTTCCCCGAACGGGGCGTTTGATATGCGTACATTGGCCGAGGATGATCGAAAGCCCATCGTGAATTTTTCGGCTGATCGCTCTGGAACGTATGTTTTGGCGATGGAGCGCGGATGGTCTTACATCACGCTCGATGCGGACAAATTCGAAGATTACCTCACCGAAGAAGGGATGGATTACGTCATCACCGAACGGGCTCGGCTCGGTGAGGCGAAAAAGCAAGGGCGAGAACGTTACAGCCGATATCTAAAAACGATGATACAGGTCGGAGTGAACCGGACCGGGAATGCTAAGGCGAGATACGGAGGGCGGCTAGAGATAGTCGCGCTCGACAATCCTTATAACAAAAAGGTGGGCGACACGATGCAGTTTCAGGTATTTTTTGGCGGAGCACCGCTCGCATCGAAAGCCGTTTTTGCCGACAACCGCGATGGCGATACGGTATCTACCCGGAAAATGGTCTCCGACAAGGATGGTAAGGTGGAGGTCAAAGTCGACGGAAAGGGCATTTGGCTAATTCGGCTTGTTTATATGCAGAGATGCTCAAAGTCGTGTGGCGACGCCGACTGGGAAAGCTTCTGGGGAGCCCTGACATTTGGGGTTAAATGA
- a CDS encoding HAD hydrolase family protein, with the protein MRIEERARRIKLLIMDCDGVLTDGRLYFSAGGETMKVFHARDGQGIASWHKAGFRSGIISGRGATEIIQRRADELGMTYIRTNSQDKVVDLSEIIAAAGVSLDEVAYVGDDIGDVEVMKIVGLPVAVADAAIEAINAAIFVTDLKGGKGAIRQVTDLLLNSK; encoded by the coding sequence ATGAGGATCGAAGAACGAGCACGGCGGATCAAACTCCTGATAATGGACTGCGACGGTGTACTGACGGATGGACGTCTTTATTTTTCAGCCGGCGGCGAGACGATGAAGGTTTTTCACGCTCGAGACGGGCAAGGTATTGCTTCGTGGCACAAGGCCGGATTTCGTTCCGGCATCATATCGGGCCGTGGTGCAACTGAAATAATTCAACGACGGGCAGACGAACTCGGGATGACATATATAAGGACGAACTCTCAAGACAAGGTGGTGGATCTCTCCGAGATCATCGCTGCGGCGGGTGTATCACTCGATGAGGTCGCATACGTAGGTGATGATATCGGCGATGTCGAAGTTATGAAGATCGTCGGCCTGCCGGTGGCGGTTGCGGATGCGGCGATCGAGGCAATCAATGCTGCGATATTCGTAACCGATCTGAAAGGCGGTAAAGGTGCGATCAGGCAGGTGACCGACTTGCTCCTAAATTCAAAGTAG